The genomic region GGAGCGCACGGTGATTTTGAGCACGCATATTTTGCCCGAAGTTGAAATGACCTGCAATCGCGTGATCATTATTCACGAAGGTAAAATTGTCGCTGTTGATACCCCTGAAAATCTCACTGCTAATATGCGCGATACAACGCGGTTTTTTGTTCGAATATCGGGCGATATAGAAATTGCCGCCAAAGCCATTGCCACTATTGAAGGGATTAGCGATGTGACGCGAGCAAATAATGGGCTGCACGTCTATTGGCCAGCTGAAGCGGATTTGAGTGCCGCTGTATCGGCTCGCATTGTCGAATTGGGCATGGGACTGGTGGAAATGAAGCGTGAAGCCATGTCTTTGGAAGAAATTTTTCATGCGCTGACCATGCACGAGGAGGAAGTGTGATGGGCAATGTGATGGCGATTTTTGGCAAAGAGATGCGGTCGTATTTTGGCTCGCCAATTGCATACGTGATGGCCGGTGTATTTTTGCTATTTAGCGGCTTTGTTTTTCGCAACCAGCTACTCGAATTTCACGATATGACCGTATATCTGAAATTGGCTGAACGCGAAGAAAAAATTCTACTCAACGTCAATACAGAGGTTGTCACACCATTTTTTGAATTTCAGACTTTTATCTGGATGATTGTGATTCCAATGCTCACGATGCGTCTCTACGCCGAGGAAAAACGCGGGGGTACGTATGAGTTATTGATGACCTCGCCGATTACTTCAGCACAAATTTTGATGGGAAAATTTCTCGCTTGTTACGTATTGTATTTGCTAATCGAAGCAATGGCCTTCGGCTATATTGGCGTGTTGTCCATGCACGCGCAATTAGACTGGGGTCCCATTTTTTCTGGCGCGCTGGCTGTGGTGCTGATTGGCGCCACATTTATCAGTGTGGGCATTTTGGCTTCGTCTTTGACTGAGAATCAGATTATCGCAGCTGTGCTGTCTTTTTTCTTTTTAATTCTCTTGTGGATTATTGACTGGGCTGCGCGGTTTGCCAGCGACATATTTTTTGTTATTCTAAAATTTCTCTCCCTCATAGAACACACCCGAGACATGATTCACGGTGTTGTCGATACCCACGACGTGGTATTTTTTATTAGTGCTGCGGCTTTTTTTCTTTTTTTAACACATACGGTACTCGAATCGCGCAGGTGGCGAGCGTAGGAAGGACGCTATTATGAAAATCGGCATTATGGGCACGCATTACGGACATATAAGCGGTATGTTTCACTCGGCGGTCAACGCGCCAAATAGCGAAATCGTCGGCATTGTAGAACCCGATGACGCGCTTTGCGAAAAATATACTGCAGACCGCGACATCACCCGCTTTGCCACACTCGACCTGATGCTCGAAAAAACAAAACCCGACCTGGTAATTGAGGGTCTCGAACATCACGAAAAAACGCCTGTCATTGAAACGTGTGCCGCAGCTGGCG from Gemmatimonadota bacterium harbors:
- a CDS encoding ABC transporter permease subunit, producing MGNVMAIFGKEMRSYFGSPIAYVMAGVFLLFSGFVFRNQLLEFHDMTVYLKLAEREEKILLNVNTEVVTPFFEFQTFIWMIVIPMLTMRLYAEEKRGGTYELLMTSPITSAQILMGKFLACYVLYLLIEAMAFGYIGVLSMHAQLDWGPIFSGALAVVLIGATFISVGILASSLTENQIIAAVLSFFFLILLWIIDWAARFASDIFFVILKFLSLIEHTRDMIHGVVDTHDVVFFISAAAFFLFLTHTVLESRRWRA